One genomic region from Magallana gigas chromosome 3, xbMagGiga1.1, whole genome shotgun sequence encodes:
- the LOC105318643 gene encoding ubiquitin-associated and SH3 domain-containing protein B: protein MASASLPARSNRDDSIRRTKQQTAQETLMSMGFPRKRAEKAIAATGDRGIQLASDWLLSHVDDPTLDDRTCREYILYLCPNGKLQDELNKFWEKSMSQCGWNGAHSYFPHITMCPFFAAEDKDVGFLSETFLKLENKLRQAPDALKLDFFSQMNFIGLFVKEGMYDFLQDCVSIFCRELSKQGIKLEPHKKQLHLTLAYQYPQEQHDKLLKYAKEIDLTVDVRWDLRLYSRDPRASKSEIRKVVKAYTPQVGDELELIDGDYIFLDPKELNKTKDGWYPGVSWLTGQLGMFPGVYTQKTAETWTWALHRSLPLHIRPKSVAVTNGVIVEEDYDAIWHDEKDYAKVTKVFIKEKKRVTPEVKREQRKLIICRHGERTDFAMGKGWYDMCFNDDGKYSRVNLNLPKKMLTRVNNLEFINDPPLTEVGKFQARLTADVLLENKVTIAGVYSSPALRCLQTATEIYQGLNLQSKIKIEPGLFEWTGHTSVVPRWISPDDLSKQGYPIDSHYSPQVPKDKLEDGESISNLYARSTETTRQILKLHEKEGGSILFVGHSGTLDLCTRVITGQQPRPSTSYRELLPKVPYLAMCAIEEDAITRKWKHIDAPTLPLSHGRNIVQSVRDILNS, encoded by the exons ATGGCGTCTGCAAGCTTACCAGCTCGAAGTAATAGGGATGATTCCATCAGGAGGACTAAACAGCAGACTGCCCAGGAAACTTTAATGTCAATGGGATTTCCCAGGAAAAGAGC AGAAAAGGCGATTGCAGCTACTGGAGATCGGGGAATTCAACTAGCTTCAGACTG GCTACTGTCTCATGTGGATGATCCAACATTGGATGATAGAACCTGTAGGGAATATATACTTTACCTCTGTCCGAATGGTAAACTACAGGATGAACTTAACAAATTCTGGGAGAAAAGCATGTCTCAGTGTGGATGGAATGGAGCCCACTCCTACTTCCCACACATCACAATGTGCCCATTCTTTGCT GCTGAAGATAAGGATGTAGGATTTCTAAGCGAGACATTTTTGAAGTTAGAAAACAAACTCAGACAGGCTCCAGACGCTTTGAAATTGGATTTCTTCAGTCAGATGAATTTCATTGGTCTGTTTGTGAAGGAAGGCATGTACGACTTCCTACAGGATTGTGTTTCCATATTTTGCAGAGAATTAAGCAAGCAAG ggaTAAAGTTAGAACCTCACAAGAAGCAGCTTCACCTGACTCTAGCTTACCAGTATCCACAGGAACAGCATGACAAGCTTCTGAAGTACGCCAAAGAAATTGATCTGACTGTTGACGTACGATGGGACCTCCGCCTTTACTCCAGAGATCCAAGGGCAAGCAAAAGCGAG ATTCGTAAAGTAGTTAAGGCCTACACCCCACAAGTCGGTGATGAGTTGGAACTAATAGATGGAGATTACATCTTTCTGGACCCAAAAGAACTGAATAAAACTAAAGATGGCTGGTACCCCGGAGTGTCATGGCTGACAGGGCAGCTCGGCATGTTCCCTGGAGTCTACACACAGAAGACAGCAGAAACATGGACATGGGCTCTTCACAG ATCTTTACCACTACACATCAGACCTAAATCTGTGGCTGTCACCAATGGAGTCATTGTTGAGGAGGATTATGATGCTATATGGCATGATGAAAAGGATTATGCAAAG GTGACTAAAGTTTTCATTAAAGAGAAAAAACGAGTCACCCCTGAAGTAAAACGAGAACAACGAAAGTTAATAATTTGTCGCCATGGAGAAAGAACTGACTTTGCCATGGGAAAAGGATGGTATGACATGTGCTTTAATGATGACG GAAAGTATTCAAGAGTGAACCTTAACCTGCCCAAAAAGATGCTGACTCGGGTAAATAACTTGGAATTCATAAATGACCCACCTTTGACAGAAGTTGGAAAATTTCAAGCACGTCTGACAG ctgATGTACTTCTCGAAAACAAAGTTACAATAGCAGGAGTTTATAGTTCACCTGCACTTCGATGTCTCCAAACAGCAACTGAAATTTATCAAG gtctTAATCTTCAAAGCAAAATCAAAATAGAGCCAGGTCTGTTTGAGTGGACAGGTCACACCAGTGTTGTTCCGCGCTGGATTTCTCCAGACGACTTGTCTAAACAGGGATACCCGATTGACAGTCATTATTCACCCCAAGTCCCTAAGGACAAGCTAGAGGATGGAGAATCCATCAGTAATCTTTATGCACGATCCACAGAGACAACTCGACAGATCCTTAAATTGCATGAAAAGGAAG GTGGCAGTATTCTGTTTGTTGGTCATTCTGGTACATTGGATTTATGTACACGAGTCATCACTGGGCAGCAACCACGCCCCTCAACCTCATACAGAGAACTTTTGCCAAAAGTGCCGTACTTAGCTATGTGTGCCATTGAGGAGGATGCAATTACACGGAAATGGAAACACATAGATGCCCCAACACTACCATTATCACATGGACGTAACATTGTACAGAGTGTCAGGGATATTCTCAATAGTTAA